Within the Salinirubrum litoreum genome, the region TTGCGGGCACCGTCTACGAACCGTCGGCCGAGGGACCGCATCCGCCGGTCGTCGTCCTCCACGGTTCGGCGGGTGTCGTGCCGGAGGACTTCTGTCGGATGCTGGCGACACAGGGGTTCTGGACCCTCGGCCTCCGGTACTTCGGCAGCCCGGACCCGGTCCCCGACGAGTTGCGGGACGTCCCGCTGTCGTACTTCGAGCGCGCCGTCGCGTGGACCGAGTCGCATCCCGAGACGACCGGCGAGGGGGTCGGGCTCGTCGGCGTCTCTCGAGGCGTCGAACCGGCACTGCTGACCGCCGTGGAGCGTGACGGCCCGGCGACCGTCGTCGGCTACGGCGGTGCCGGCTGGATCGCACCCGGCGTCGAACCGGGAGAGCCGGTCCCGTGGACCCGCGACGGCGACCCCCTCGTCTCGCTGGAGACGGTCGAGGCGTTCTGGACCGCCTACGGCGAGGCCGACTGCGACCCGGCCGACTGCTCCTTCGACGACCCGCACCGCCCGTGTGCGGCGGTCGCCTGCGCGGTAGCGCACGTCTCGGCGACCGAACCGGCGGCCGCCGAGTCGGTCACGATCCCGGTCGAGCGTGTTGACGGCCCGGTCACACTGCTGACCGGTCGGGACGACGAAGTGTGGAACGCGCCGACCTTCTCCGAGATCGCGCTGACTCAGGTCGGTCCAGACCGGGAGCAGGCGGTCGCCCACTACGTCTCCGACGAGGCCGGCCACCGGTTCCTCCAGCCGTACTACCCGCACGTGCTCCGTGGCGGCACGCGCGAGGGAACCGCCGAGGCGGCGGTCGCGTCGTGGCTCCGGACACTCGACACGCTCGACGCCGGGCTCCGGTAGCCGGGCTCTCGGCGAGTCCGTCGACACGCTTCCGGCAGACCCGTACTCACTCGCCGTCGGTCGTCTCTCGCCGTCCAGTCCCCCGGCTACTCGCGTGCAGTGACGACCGAGACCAGTGCGTCGGCCGCCGACTCGACGCTCTCGTCGTTCTCCACCAGCTCGACGGTCGCGTTCGCCGCGACCGCGTAGTCGAACGCCGCCGTGCGGTTCAACTGTTGCAGGAAGTCGATCCGGTGGACCGAGATGCCGTCGTGCTCCCGTGTCGCCTCCGCCCGGCGCTCGTGGATCGTCTCCGCCGGGCTCTCGACCAACACGAACAGGTCGGGATCGATCTCTCTGAGGATCGACGCCGGGAGACCGGGGACGATGCCCGCGTCTGTCTCGACCGCGAAGTGGGTGGTCACGAGCAGGTTCGTCTCCTCGGCGCGGTCGGCGACGTACTCGCCGGCGCGGTGTTGGAGTCGTTCCGTCTCCCGCCGGGTCAGCGACGCCAACTCGGACCGCGCGCTCGCCAGTCCGTGGGTCGCGGCCTGTTCGAGCATCACGTCGCCGAAGTTCACGAGTTCGTAGTCGTCGAGCGACTGCCGGGCCGCCTGACAGATCGACGAGACGCCGACGCCGGGGACGCCCGCGACGAGTATCACCGCCATCAGAACGACACCTCCTCGTCCGGGTCGGCCGGTTGACTCCCCCGGTCGTCGTAGAACTTCCGCCCGATGAAGGCGTCACTGACGTACATGACGAGGCTGTCGTACAGGTCGTCGGCCGAGTAGAACTCCTCCTCTGGACACCGCTCCAGCACCTCGCCGATGGTCTCGCTCGTCCCGTTCGGTGCGTCGAGTGCTTCCCCGCCGACCGTCTTCACCACGGTCTCGGCGCTGGCCGGGAACTCCAGTGTCCTGACGAACAGATCCCGCGTCTCTGGAAGTCGCATACGAGTGTATATACACGAACGATAATGATGTTATTGGTGGGACGACCGGCACCTGCCGTGTCCACTCGGACAGATGTGCCCGTGGTCGAGAGTGTGCACACCGTCGAAACTGTTCGGACGACTCACCAACTGCAAGCAGTCTAAAAATTCCAAAAATTCTCGAAACTCTGAAATTCGTCGAGAGAATGGGTATCGGGCACGTCCCCGCTGCGCACGATGCCGGTCGTCGATACCAGATGCCCAACTTTCTCACTGCGTCGGCCTTCTGCACTGTCTACACGTTTTACAAATTCTAGAAACTGTAGCGGTCCCAAAGCAGCGGCCGGTTGCAGGAGGACGACGATCAGAATGACAGCTCGTCTTCGTCTGCTCGCCGTTGTCCGCCCCGGTCGTCGTAGTTCTTCCGTCCGACGAAGCCGTCCTCGACGTGCATCACGAGAGAGTCGTACAGGGCATCTGCCGACTCGAACTCGCCTTCCGTACAGCGGTTCAGGACCGACCCGACCGTGGTGTCGCTCCCGTTCGGTGCCTCTAACTGCCGTTCCCCGACCCGGTCGACGACACGCTCACGGGTGACCGGAAACTGCAACTTCCGTTCGAACAGGTCGCGGGTTTCGGGAAGTCGCACACGACACAGTTGTAGATGA harbors:
- a CDS encoding acyl-CoA thioester hydrolase/BAAT C-terminal domain-containing protein — encoded protein: MTGLPPGERVELSVRPADTGLDTYGWQREYIADAEGRVETGVGTNDGTDETGSRMILSTLDSDEETTGPFTLGDRGAVDLRVRLHVDRHVSAEATTTRVARHPATRGRSVGSSDLAGTVYEPSAEGPHPPVVVLHGSAGVVPEDFCRMLATQGFWTLGLRYFGSPDPVPDELRDVPLSYFERAVAWTESHPETTGEGVGLVGVSRGVEPALLTAVERDGPATVVGYGGAGWIAPGVEPGEPVPWTRDGDPLVSLETVEAFWTAYGEADCDPADCSFDDPHRPCAAVACAVAHVSATEPAAAESVTIPVERVDGPVTLLTGRDDEVWNAPTFSEIALTQVGPDREQAVAHYVSDEAGHRFLQPYYPHVLRGGTREGTAEAAVASWLRTLDTLDAGLR
- a CDS encoding adenylate kinase, with the translated sequence MAVILVAGVPGVGVSSICQAARQSLDDYELVNFGDVMLEQAATHGLASARSELASLTRRETERLQHRAGEYVADRAEETNLLVTTHFAVETDAGIVPGLPASILREIDPDLFVLVESPAETIHERRAEATREHDGISVHRIDFLQQLNRTAAFDYAVAANATVELVENDESVESAADALVSVVTARE
- a CDS encoding DUF5789 family protein codes for the protein MRLPETRDLFERKLQFPVTRERVVDRVGERQLEAPNGSDTTVGSVLNRCTEGEFESADALYDSLVMHVEDGFVGRKNYDDRGGQRRADEDELSF